The following are from one region of the Actinoplanes sp. L3-i22 genome:
- a CDS encoding DUF6153 family protein, producing the protein MIGTAAATIGRNARTVLLLCTVFGLAMMHTLGHAGVRAEHSGSPAMTTAVTSFVAAPATEACPDDHCAGHHDHEQMSMWSVCLAVLGGLAVVVLLAMALLAAARAGGRPQSATAIRRPATRAPPAGGAGLVLASTAVLRI; encoded by the coding sequence GTGATCGGGACAGCCGCGGCGACGATCGGGCGTAACGCCCGGACCGTGCTGCTGCTGTGCACCGTGTTCGGCCTGGCGATGATGCACACCCTGGGGCACGCCGGCGTCCGCGCCGAGCACTCCGGCAGCCCGGCGATGACCACTGCCGTGACGTCCTTCGTCGCCGCCCCGGCGACCGAGGCCTGCCCCGACGATCACTGCGCCGGCCATCACGACCACGAACAGATGAGCATGTGGAGCGTGTGCCTGGCCGTCCTGGGCGGGCTGGCCGTCGTCGTGCTGCTGGCGATGGCGTTGCTGGCCGCCGCCCGCGCCGGCGGCCGTCCGCAAAGTGCCACGGCCATCCGGCGTCCGGCCACCCGGGCACCCCCGGCCGGCGGGGCCGGACTCGTCCTCGCTTCGACAGCGGTGCTGCGCATATAG
- a CDS encoding DUF305 domain-containing protein: MKSLFFSTRRGLLACAAACAMLVVSACGGTAPAPTAGPAAAGASATATFNAADVAFAQQMIPHHESAIAMAKMATGHVGDPRVAALAGRIQAAQQPEIDTMNRWLTAWKMPVPSPSGDAMEGMEHGEMAGVDELDMTALMNAKGTPWDKEFLAVMVKHHQGALIMAQQEIAAGVNPDAKALAQRIVTDQQAQITEMKQIRAGL, encoded by the coding sequence GTGAAATCGTTGTTTTTCTCCACCCGGCGCGGCCTGCTGGCCTGCGCCGCTGCCTGCGCCATGCTGGTGGTGTCCGCCTGCGGCGGCACCGCCCCGGCACCCACCGCCGGCCCGGCCGCGGCCGGGGCCTCGGCGACCGCGACGTTCAACGCCGCCGACGTCGCCTTCGCCCAGCAGATGATCCCGCACCATGAGTCGGCCATCGCCATGGCCAAGATGGCCACCGGCCACGTCGGCGACCCCCGGGTGGCCGCGCTCGCCGGCAGGATCCAGGCGGCGCAGCAACCCGAGATCGACACCATGAACCGATGGCTGACCGCCTGGAAGATGCCCGTGCCGAGCCCGAGCGGCGACGCGATGGAGGGCATGGAGCACGGCGAGATGGCCGGCGTCGACGAGCTGGACATGACCGCGCTGATGAACGCCAAGGGCACCCCGTGGGACAAGGAGTTCCTGGCGGTGATGGTCAAACACCACCAGGGCGCCCTGATCATGGCCCAGCAGGAGATCGCCGCCGGCGTCAACCCGGACGCCAAGGCGCTCGCCCAGCGGATCGTCACCGATCAGCAGGCACAGATCACCGAGATGAAGCAGATCCGCGCCGGCCTGTAG